The Agromyces hippuratus genome has a window encoding:
- a CDS encoding YdeI/OmpD-associated family protein, whose translation MTTEIGTPGGTPERPARFFASPEEFRAWLEANHDTATELWMGLYKKHVPDRGLTWEAAVPEALCFGWIDSVSQRIDDDARRQRWTPRKAASTWSSVNIAHVERLTAAGRMHAAGIAAFERRSEDRSGIYSHENPDPGLPAEAAARLAANPAASAFWQAATPTYRRVVAHWVLSAKQEATRERRLAQLIDDSAAGRLVSFQRYGETPKWLERAAEAARAAASATTTD comes from the coding sequence ATGACGACGGAGATCGGCACCCCCGGCGGCACCCCCGAACGCCCGGCGCGCTTCTTCGCCTCGCCCGAGGAGTTCCGAGCGTGGCTCGAGGCCAACCACGACACGGCCACCGAACTCTGGATGGGCCTGTACAAGAAGCACGTGCCCGATCGCGGGCTGACCTGGGAAGCGGCGGTGCCCGAGGCTCTGTGCTTCGGCTGGATCGACTCGGTCTCCCAGCGCATCGACGACGATGCCCGGCGCCAGCGGTGGACCCCGCGCAAGGCCGCGAGCACCTGGTCGAGCGTGAACATCGCGCACGTCGAACGCCTCACGGCAGCAGGCCGTATGCACGCGGCCGGCATCGCCGCCTTCGAGCGCCGAAGCGAAGATCGATCCGGCATCTACTCCCATGAGAACCCCGACCCTGGGCTGCCTGCCGAGGCCGCGGCTCGGCTCGCCGCGAACCCGGCCGCCTCGGCGTTCTGGCAGGCCGCGACGCCGACCTATCGTCGCGTGGTCGCGCACTGGGTGCTCAGCGCCAAGCAGGAGGCGACCCGCGAGCGGCGCCTCGCCCAGCTCATCGACGACAGCGCGGCCGGCCGCCTCGTCTCGTTCCAGCGCTACGGCGAGACGCCGAAGTGGCTGGAGCGGGCCGCCGAGGCGGCGCGAGCCGCGGCATCCGCGACGACGACCGACTGA
- a CDS encoding FAD-binding oxidoreductase: MSAPAIDARTTHAAGVERLLASYRAVPPGSPVRLAKRTSNLFRSRAATDAPGLDTSGLTHVISVDVEARTADVAGMCTYEDLVAATLPFGLAPLVVPQLKTITLGGAVTGLGIESTSFRNGLPHESVLEMDVLTGAGELLTASPSEHAELFRAFPNSYGTLGYAVRLRIELEPVLPFVALTHLRFHAVADLVDAMHGIVQTGRHDEVDVDYLDGVVFSAEESYLCVGRRTAASGPVSDYTGQRVFYRSMQHDGGAAHDRLTTHDYLWRWDTDWFWCSEAFGAQHPLIRRLWPRRLRRSRSYATLMRLERRYDLGNRLEALKGLPPRERVIQDVEVPIERCAEFLDWFLEHVPIEPIWLCPLRLRGDDAWPFYPLEPHRSYVNVGFWSTVPVGASEGETNRSIEREVSALDGHKSLYSDAFYSREEFDALYGGDAYRAAKHRYDPGSRLLDLYAKAVQRR, encoded by the coding sequence GTGTCCGCACCAGCGATCGACGCACGCACCACCCACGCCGCCGGCGTGGAGCGCCTGCTCGCGAGCTACCGGGCCGTGCCTCCCGGGTCGCCGGTGCGGCTCGCCAAGCGCACCTCCAACCTCTTCCGGTCGAGAGCGGCGACGGATGCCCCTGGCCTCGACACCTCGGGCCTGACGCACGTCATCTCGGTCGACGTCGAGGCGCGCACCGCCGACGTGGCGGGCATGTGCACCTACGAGGACCTCGTCGCGGCCACCCTGCCGTTCGGTCTCGCGCCACTCGTCGTGCCGCAGCTGAAGACCATCACCCTCGGCGGCGCGGTCACGGGCCTCGGCATCGAGTCGACGTCGTTCCGCAACGGCCTGCCGCACGAGTCGGTGCTCGAGATGGACGTCCTGACGGGGGCGGGGGAACTGCTCACGGCGTCGCCGAGCGAGCACGCCGAGCTGTTCCGCGCCTTCCCGAACTCGTACGGCACGCTCGGCTACGCGGTGCGCCTGCGCATCGAGCTCGAGCCGGTGCTGCCGTTCGTCGCGCTCACCCACCTGCGGTTCCACGCCGTCGCCGACCTCGTCGATGCGATGCACGGCATCGTCCAGACGGGCCGGCACGACGAGGTCGACGTCGACTACCTCGACGGCGTCGTGTTCAGCGCCGAGGAGTCGTACCTCTGCGTCGGGCGGCGGACCGCGGCATCCGGCCCCGTCAGCGACTACACCGGGCAGCGGGTGTTCTACCGCTCCATGCAGCACGACGGCGGAGCCGCGCACGACCGCCTCACGACGCACGACTACCTGTGGCGGTGGGACACCGACTGGTTCTGGTGCTCCGAGGCGTTCGGCGCGCAGCATCCGCTCATCCGCCGGCTCTGGCCGCGCCGACTGCGGCGCAGCAGGTCGTACGCGACGCTGATGCGACTCGAACGGCGCTACGACCTCGGCAATCGCCTCGAGGCGCTCAAGGGGTTGCCGCCACGCGAACGCGTCATCCAGGACGTCGAGGTACCGATCGAGCGGTGCGCGGAGTTCCTCGACTGGTTCCTGGAGCACGTACCGATCGAGCCGATCTGGCTGTGCCCGCTGCGGCTGCGGGGCGACGACGCCTGGCCGTTCTACCCGCTCGAACCGCACCGCAGCTACGTCAACGTGGGCTTCTGGTCGACGGTGCCGGTCGGGGCGAGCGAGGGCGAGACGAACCGCAGCATCGAACGCGAGGTCAGCGCGCTCGACGGCCACAAGTCGCTCTACTCCGACGCCTTCTACTCCCGCGAGGAGTTCGACGCCCTCTACGGCGGTGACGCCTACCGGGCCGCCAAGCATCGGTACGACCCCGGCTCCCGACTCCTCGACCTCTACGCGAAGGCGGTGCAACGACGATGA